The proteins below are encoded in one region of Silene latifolia isolate original U9 population chromosome 2, ASM4854445v1, whole genome shotgun sequence:
- the LOC141641046 gene encoding uncharacterized protein LOC141641046, with amino-acid sequence MTVTAIGQVNEACMCKRFGSTLTGPALRWFVGLPNRSISTFADLVNAFTQQFASSRKPQKHAGDLYRIVQGAGKTIGEYNTRFNNEKVAVRECDVSTAVEAFRRGLHHETGLYKLTMHPYHSFEAVQEKAAAAIRLEEDTLARASIPSTPSISSTSAMEKSSRKQSTSKKDERYSPYGRGVSRVDNREENQQLPTLAKHATETKGDRPETSCRISHSDLHAVNFHEGDVGDEQEHHDALIITLSMANCTVRKVLVDTGSSVNLVMLKTRENMRFSEKDLQKKTVPQCCSSEISSDGQGRNQQ; translated from the exons atgacagtaACGGCAATAGGACAAGTAAATGAAGCCTGTATGTGTAAGAGGTTTGGATCCACGTTGACGGGACCAGCACTCCGGTGGTTCGTAGGCCTGCCTAACAGATCGATATCCACGTTTGCCGACCTGGTAAACGCCTTCACTCAACAATTTGCAAGCAGCCGAAAGCCGCAGAAGCACGCAGGAGAtttgtacagaatcgtccagggagCTGGCAaaaccattggagaatacaacacTAGATTCAATAATGAGAAGGTGGCGGTACGAGAATGTGACGTgtcgacagcagtagaagcctttaGAAGAGGCCTACATCATGAAACTGGCCTATACAAGCTAACTATGCATCCTTATCATAGTTTCGAGGCAGTACAAGAGAAAGCAGCAGCTGCAATCAGGTTAGAAGAGGACACCCTAGCCAGAGCTAGCATACCAAGTACGCCAAGCATATCAAGCACATCAGCCATGGAAAAATCAAGCAGGAAGCAGTCAACTAGCAAGAAGGATGAAAGATACAGtccatatgggaggggagttaGCAGGGTGGACAACAGAGAGGAGAATCAGCAACTCCCCACACTGGCGAA GCATGCTActgagaccaaaggagataggccagagacttcttgcagaatttctcatagTGATCTACATGCGGTTAATTTTCACGAAGGAGATGTGGGTGACGAGCAGGAACACCACGACGCACTCATCATAACCCTATCAATGGCCAACTGCACAGTAAGAAAGGTCCTGGTAGACACCGGTAGCTCGGTCAACCTGGTCATGTTGAAGACCAGAGAAAACATgcgattcagcgagaaggatttgcagaagaagactgTTCCGCAG TGCTGCAGTTCAGAGATCAGTTCAGATGGCCAAGGGAGGAATCAACAGTAA
- the LOC141641047 gene encoding uncharacterized protein LOC141641047, translating to MDRFGFWNIRGLNSLNKQKEIKWFLHSNNIGLFGLVETRVKSNNWLKVRNNLCSSWALCTNNSLHKNGRVWLLWDPNCFDVNVVDITSQTIHSFVLSKMTGRKFWFTVVYGFNHSTGRELLWNKLKEYAASCQEAWAVGGDFNNVLNYNERIGSDITSAEIAPFQDCVHWCQLQDIPAIGSFFTWNNKQGVESRVYSRIDRMLVNDEWISKFPESYLKGFMTIVLVLFSLIPWLVELELLSNITTCGL from the coding sequence ATGGATAGGTTTGGTTTCTGGAATATCAGAGGTCTAAATAGCCTTAATAAGCAAAAGGAAATAAAGTGGTTTTTGCATTCTAATAACATTGGGCTATTTGGATTGGTTGAAACTAGAGTTAAGAGTAATAATTGGTTAAAAGTTAGGAATAATTTATGCTCTAGCTGGGCATTATGCACTAATAATAGTCTTCATAAAAATGGTAGAGTGTGGTTACTGTGGGATCCTAATTGCTTTGATGTTAATGTTGTGGACATTACTAGCCAGACCATTCATTCTTTTGTTTTGAGCAAGATGACTGGTAGAAAGTTTTGGTTTACAGTTGTTTATGGTTTTAATCATAGTACTGGCAGAGAGTTATTGTGGAATAAGTTGAAGGAGTATGCTGCTTCTTGTCAGGAGGCTTGGGCTGTGGGGGGTGATTTTAATAATGTTCTGAATTATAATGAGAGGATTGGATCTGATATTACCTCTGCTGAGATTGCTCCCTTCCAGGATTGTGTCCATTGGTGCCAGTTGCAAGACATTCCAGCTATTGGTTCCTTTTTCActtggaataataaacaaggggTAGAGTCTAGAGTTTATAGTAGAATTGACAGGATGTTGGTCAATGATGAATGGATTTCTAAATTTCCTGAGTCTTACCTGAAGGGCTTTATGACCATTGTCCTTGTCTTATTCAGTTTGATTCCTTGGTTAGTAGAACTAGAACTCCTTTCAAATATTACAACATGTGGTCTATGA